One Carya illinoinensis cultivar Pawnee chromosome 5, C.illinoinensisPawnee_v1, whole genome shotgun sequence genomic window, TACTATAGTCATGTAGATGTTAGGAAGCCCTTTGTGCTATAAAGCCAAAAATCAATGGTACATTTCATCTACAGTTGTAGTATAGATCAAGTTAAGGAGGTGGCTTGGTTATAATATTGCTTGGAATGGAACTTACAGGAAGAGGCTTTTTCAAATGATAAATGATCTCCCTACCATATTCGAAGTTGTGACAGGCAATGTCAAGCAACCAAAGGACCAGTCTGCTACTCATAACAGTAGCAAAAGCAAATCAAGTGGGAAGATGGTAAGAATCTGCTGATTTGACAGTTATTCTTGTTAACATGGTTCTCTTTCAATGGTTCCCTTTGTGTAAAGTTCTTGttgtttatgttttgatgttgcCTCTAAACAGTCCCGGCAATCTGAGCCCCAGGCCAAGGGAATGAAGACATCTCCTCCAcccaaagaagaagatgagagtggcgaagaagaagaagatgatgaacaGGGTGCAACTTGCGGGGCCTGTGGGGATAACTATGGTACTGACGAGTTCTGGATTTGCTGCGATGTGTGCGAGAGATGGTTCCAtggaaaatgtgtaaaaattaCTCCTGCAAAGGCTGAGCATATCAAGCAGTACAAGTGCCCAAGTTGCAGTAACAAGAGGGCTAGAGTTTAAATCTAGGTTCTGAATTTCCAGACTAATACTCATCAAGGCTGAAAAGGTTTAGCCCTATGCCATTAGACTTTGCTGAAAGACAGTCGGTATCTTGTTTTAGTTGATGAATTTGGATGACTGCAGATGAATTTCGGATTTGAAGTGTTTGCTACTTTTGGTACCCGTTCTGTCTCGTTTAAACAGGAATTATGTTTTTAGATGGGTAATGGCAACAAGGAATATTATATCTGCAATTTTCTGGTTGGATCTTGGTAGTTGGTGCATACCATCTTGTTTTTTTGTACCTTCTTACTTTAGTGTGGCAATTGGcagccaaattttttttttttcttagagtCTTATTGTACACGAATTTTATGGATTTTAGATCTTCTCAGAGGAAGCGCATTGCATGAAAGCATGATCACGACGGCAATCCTATTGAATGATATCTTGCCAGGTTCTTGCTAGTGGACCTAAGATATGTACTCTTCAAAATGAGTAGAAAGTAATTAAGCAGCAGGTCAGAAAGAAGTTCCTTATTCGGGTAAAGCTTTAAAAAGAATGGAGAGATTagctattaaattatatttgtatttagtCTTTTCTCGGATGCTATTGCCAAAGGTGCCTCCACACAAGCTTTGGTGATCAAATATGAACGGTTAACAAGCAACCAATCCATAGAAGGATTTGATGTCATGTTACTAACTAAATGCTTTGGTTAATGAATTTTTCCTAAATTTGATGGTTCTTGCTTGGAGAAGAATCAACGGAATGGCTAATAGCATAAAAAGGGGCCAAGCATAAAGGAAAAACTTAATACACCTTGATCTTTATTTGTCTGGAATCCCTTCCCTTTCTGTCAAAGTTGTCAATTACAATGGTAAACGTACTGTTCCCTTGTGCATACAATAGCCCATTTTGGCCTGTGTTGTCCCCAGTAGACATTAAAACTAATGTAAAGGTTTTGCAAGGACTCCCCGATCTTCATTTTTGCATTCTCCTTCCGCAGCGAATATCCGTAAATACTCAGAAAAAGTAGCGACATCAATAATAACGAACGACCTCACCATCTCATGCTTACAGTTTTTTTATTGTAGCCAATGCACAAACCAACCACAGCAACGCACGACTCAAAAGTCCATTAGGGATGATGGGTACCAGATGTGCTGTCTCGCATTACCAGTAGTCCTTGCAAGAACATAGCCCATTGCTGAAACAATGAAACCTATTATTATCCCTCACGATGATCTCCCTTCCCTCTAACTTGGAGATCATCTTAATGGCGGCATGGCAGTCCAAACAAACCCTTAAATTCTTCACTACCCTAATTACTGCCCCTGCTTCACTAACAAGAAGAGCAAAACAAATGGCCAACTTCTCACTATGAGTTCCCACcatctcttctttctcttcctcttcaacatctctCAACACGCAGCTTTTATCAGCCGTATACCCATCCCTCCTCATCTTCATTCCCAATTCCGACAAGATCCTATAGATGTCGTCTGATCTTTCATGTAATCTATCTCCAGCTATGAACTTGTGCATTTTACCCTTATCTTCTACCCAACTCCATCCAGTTGTCTTCCTCACTCCCACTTTTCTCATTGTACCCCTGACCCTCTCAACATCTTCCCACCTACTTGCCGAAGCATATATGTTGGAAAGCAAAATATAATTTCCAGAATTGTATGGCTCAAGCTCAAAGAGCTTCTTTGCAGCCAGCTCCCCAAGTTCAACTCTTTTGTGAATCCGACTAGCATTTAAAAGAGACCCATAAACTCCTGCATGTGGTTCCATTGGCATGCTTTCAATCAACTTTTTGGCTTCATCCAGCTCACCTAGTCGACCAAGCAAATCAACCATACATGCATAGTGATCTACAGAAGGAGATTGGATTAATCTGAACAATTTCCAACCCTCTT contains:
- the LOC122309349 gene encoding PHD finger protein ALFIN-LIKE 7-like, with the translated sequence MEGITHPIPRTVEEVFQDFKGRRAGLIKALTIDVDKFYQQCDPEKENLCLYGLPNETWEVNLPVEEVPPELPEPALGINFARDGMQEKDWLSLVAVHSDSWLLAVAFYFGARFGFGKNERKRLFQMINDLPTIFEVVTGNVKQPKDQSATHNSSKSKSSGKMSRQSEPQAKGMKTSPPPKEEDESGEEEEDDEQGATCGACGDNYGTDEFWICCDVCERWFHGKCVKITPAKAEHIKQYKCPSCSNKRARV